From Carassius gibelio isolate Cgi1373 ecotype wild population from Czech Republic chromosome B23, carGib1.2-hapl.c, whole genome shotgun sequence, the proteins below share one genomic window:
- the LOC128012166 gene encoding disks large homolog 4 isoform X2 produces MDCLCIVTTKKYRYHDEETPPLQHSPAHLTAGKSAEMLTVSDAGHAPIDGIHGYTPQMHGSPAKPVLLPSGHPPFYATSSLMNGMDGDVEYEEITLERGNSGLGFSIAGGTDNPHIGDDPSIFITKIIAGGAAAQDGRLRVNDSILFVNDVDVREVTHSLAVEALKEAGPIVRLYVLRHKPPAEKIIEMKLIKGPKGLGFSIAGGVGNQHVPGDNSIYVTKIIEGGAAHKDGRLQIGDKILAVNNMYLEDVMHEDAVAVLKNTGDVVYLRVAKTLHHHQDAYNPPDITSSYSPHMDMSDYPQALSPSSPRRYSPIPKGLLLGDEDIPREPRRVVILRGSTGLGFNIVGGEDGEGIFISFILTGGAADLSGELRKGDQILSVNGVDLRRATHEQAAAALKNAGQTVTIIAQYRPEEYSRFEAKIHDLREQLMNSSLVSAAESLRSSKRSFFIRALFDYDKTADGGFLSQALSFRFGDVLQVFDCSDEEWWQAGKLTPHGEMEETGYIPSKRRVERKECSRLKTRGRDAVSGRSEYIVSYETVIQAEVHYARPVIILGPSKDRVNDDLLSEFPDKFGSCVPHTTRPKREYEVDGRDYHFVSSREQMEKDIQSHRFIEAGQYNSHLYGTSVQSVRQVAEQHGKHCILDVSANAVRRLQAAQLHPIAIFIRPSSLQNILDINKRVTEEQARRALDRAVKLEQDFIECFSAIVEGDSFEEIYHHVKSVIEEQSGPYIWIPARERL; encoded by the exons ATGGACTGCCTGTGTATAGTGACCACTAAG aagtaCCGTTATCATGACGAGGAGACACCGCCGCTGCAGCACAGTCCAGCTCACCTGACCGCAGGAAAGTCTGCAGAGATGCTGACCGTCAGCGACGCCGGACACGCCCCCATCGACGGTATCCACGGTTACACACCCCAGATGCACGGGTCTCCCGCCAAA CCGGTGTTGCTCCCCAGCGGTCACCCACCCTTCTATGCCACCTCCAGTCTG ATGAACGGCATGGACGGAGACGTGGAGTATGAGGAGATCACACTGGAGAGG ggtaaCTCCGGCCTGGGCTTCAGCATCGCCGGTGGGACTGATAACCCTCACATCGGAGACGACCCCAGTATCTTCATCACTAAGATCATCGCAGGAGGAGCTGCGGCGCAGGACGGACGGCTGAG GGTGAACGACAGCATCCTGTTCGTGAATGATGTGGACGTGCGTGAGGTCACTCACAGTCTGGCGGTGGAGGCGCTGAAGGAGGCGGGGCCAATCGTCCGGCTCTACGTGCTGCGACACAAACCCCCTGCAGAGAAAATCATAGAGATGAAGCTCATCAAAGGCCCTAAAG GTCTGGGCTTCAGCATCGCGGGGGGTGTGGGAAACCAACACGTTCCTGGAGACAACAGCATCTACGTCACCAAGATCATCGAAGGAGGAGCCGCGCATAAAGACGGGCGACTGCAGATCGGAGACAAGATCCTCGCT gtgaaTAATATGTATCTAGAGGACGTGATGCATGAAGACGCTGTAGCGGTGCTTAAAAACACAGGAGACGTGGTTTATCTGAGAGTAGCCAaaactcttcatcatcatcaagaCGCCTACAATCCTCCTGACATCACCAGCT cGTATTCTCCTCATATGGACATGTCTGATTACCCACAAGCCCTCAGTCCCTCGTCTCCACGCCGTTACTCCCCCATCCCTAAAGGACTGCTGCTGGGGGACGAGGACATTCccag ggagCCGCGGCGTGTGGTGATCCTCAGAGGCTCCACGGGGCTGGGCTTCAATATCGTGGGAGGAGAGGATGGTGAGGGGATCTTCATCTCCTTCATTCTGACAGGAGGAGCTGCAGATCTGAGCGGAGAGCTGAGGAAAGGAGATCAGATCCTGAGT GTGAATGGTGTGGATCTGCGTCGAGCGACTCATGAGCAGGCCGCAGCGGCGCTGAAGAACGCAGGACAGACGGTCACCATCATCGCCCAGTACAGACCAGAGG agtacAGCAGGTTTGAGGCGAAGATCCATGACCTGCGAGAGCAGCTGATGAACAGCAGTTTAGTTTCTGCAGCAGAATCATTACGGAGCAGCAAGAGAAGCTTCTTCATCag ggCTCTGTTTGACTACGATAAGACGGCGGACGGGGGCTTCCTGTCGCAGGCGCTGAGCTTCAGGTTTGGAGACGTTCTGCAGGTGTTTGACTGCAGCGATGAGGAGTGGTGGCAGGCCGGAAAACTGACCCCACACGGAGAGATGGAGGAGACCGGATACATTCCCAGCaagaggag ggtggAGAGGAAGGAATGTTCCCGTCTGAAGACGCGTGGCAGAGACGCCGTCAGtg gacgcAGTGAATACATCGTCAGCTATGAGACGGTGATTCAGGCTGAAG TGCACTACGCGCGTCCCGTCATCATCCTCGGGCCGAGCAAGGACCGCGTCAATGACGATCTGCTCTCCGAGTTCCCCGACAAGTTCGGCTCCTGCGTCCCAC ACACCACGCGGCCCAAGCGCGAGTACGAGGTGGACGGCCGAGACTATCACTTCGTGTCTTCACGTGAACAGATGGAGAAGGACATTCAGAGCCACCGCTTCATCGAGGCCGGACAGTACAACAGCCACCTGTACGGCACCAGCGTCCAGAGCGTCAGACAGGTGGCCGAGCAG cacgGGAAACACTGTATCCTGGATGTTTCAGCAAATGCAGTGAGGAGGTTACAGGCCGCCCAACTTCACCCCATCGCCATCTTTATACGACCCTCATCCCTGCAGAACAtact AGACATTAACAAGCGAGTGACGGAGGAACAGGCCCGAAGAGCTTTAGACCGAGCTGTTAAACTGGAGCAGGACTTCATCGAGTGTTTCTCAG cgatCGTGGAGGGCGACAGCTTCGAGGAGATCTATCACCATGTGAAGTCTGTGATTGAGGAACAGTCTGGGCCGTATATCTGGATCCCAGCACGAGAgagactgtaa
- the LOC128012166 gene encoding disks large homolog 4 isoform X1 gives MALKREDTERALQAMEACQSAGDEGFRSRAERLLTIFQSDLFQALLDIQEFYELTVFENQTFTPGLKYRYHDEETPPLQHSPAHLTAGKSAEMLTVSDAGHAPIDGIHGYTPQMHGSPAKPVLLPSGHPPFYATSSLMNGMDGDVEYEEITLERGNSGLGFSIAGGTDNPHIGDDPSIFITKIIAGGAAAQDGRLRVNDSILFVNDVDVREVTHSLAVEALKEAGPIVRLYVLRHKPPAEKIIEMKLIKGPKGLGFSIAGGVGNQHVPGDNSIYVTKIIEGGAAHKDGRLQIGDKILAVNNMYLEDVMHEDAVAVLKNTGDVVYLRVAKTLHHHQDAYNPPDITSSYSPHMDMSDYPQALSPSSPRRYSPIPKGLLLGDEDIPREPRRVVILRGSTGLGFNIVGGEDGEGIFISFILTGGAADLSGELRKGDQILSVNGVDLRRATHEQAAAALKNAGQTVTIIAQYRPEEYSRFEAKIHDLREQLMNSSLVSAAESLRSSKRSFFIRALFDYDKTADGGFLSQALSFRFGDVLQVFDCSDEEWWQAGKLTPHGEMEETGYIPSKRRVERKECSRLKTRGRDAVSGRSEYIVSYETVIQAEVHYARPVIILGPSKDRVNDDLLSEFPDKFGSCVPHTTRPKREYEVDGRDYHFVSSREQMEKDIQSHRFIEAGQYNSHLYGTSVQSVRQVAEQHGKHCILDVSANAVRRLQAAQLHPIAIFIRPSSLQNILDINKRVTEEQARRALDRAVKLEQDFIECFSAIVEGDSFEEIYHHVKSVIEEQSGPYIWIPARERL, from the exons aagtaCCGTTATCATGACGAGGAGACACCGCCGCTGCAGCACAGTCCAGCTCACCTGACCGCAGGAAAGTCTGCAGAGATGCTGACCGTCAGCGACGCCGGACACGCCCCCATCGACGGTATCCACGGTTACACACCCCAGATGCACGGGTCTCCCGCCAAA CCGGTGTTGCTCCCCAGCGGTCACCCACCCTTCTATGCCACCTCCAGTCTG ATGAACGGCATGGACGGAGACGTGGAGTATGAGGAGATCACACTGGAGAGG ggtaaCTCCGGCCTGGGCTTCAGCATCGCCGGTGGGACTGATAACCCTCACATCGGAGACGACCCCAGTATCTTCATCACTAAGATCATCGCAGGAGGAGCTGCGGCGCAGGACGGACGGCTGAG GGTGAACGACAGCATCCTGTTCGTGAATGATGTGGACGTGCGTGAGGTCACTCACAGTCTGGCGGTGGAGGCGCTGAAGGAGGCGGGGCCAATCGTCCGGCTCTACGTGCTGCGACACAAACCCCCTGCAGAGAAAATCATAGAGATGAAGCTCATCAAAGGCCCTAAAG GTCTGGGCTTCAGCATCGCGGGGGGTGTGGGAAACCAACACGTTCCTGGAGACAACAGCATCTACGTCACCAAGATCATCGAAGGAGGAGCCGCGCATAAAGACGGGCGACTGCAGATCGGAGACAAGATCCTCGCT gtgaaTAATATGTATCTAGAGGACGTGATGCATGAAGACGCTGTAGCGGTGCTTAAAAACACAGGAGACGTGGTTTATCTGAGAGTAGCCAaaactcttcatcatcatcaagaCGCCTACAATCCTCCTGACATCACCAGCT cGTATTCTCCTCATATGGACATGTCTGATTACCCACAAGCCCTCAGTCCCTCGTCTCCACGCCGTTACTCCCCCATCCCTAAAGGACTGCTGCTGGGGGACGAGGACATTCccag ggagCCGCGGCGTGTGGTGATCCTCAGAGGCTCCACGGGGCTGGGCTTCAATATCGTGGGAGGAGAGGATGGTGAGGGGATCTTCATCTCCTTCATTCTGACAGGAGGAGCTGCAGATCTGAGCGGAGAGCTGAGGAAAGGAGATCAGATCCTGAGT GTGAATGGTGTGGATCTGCGTCGAGCGACTCATGAGCAGGCCGCAGCGGCGCTGAAGAACGCAGGACAGACGGTCACCATCATCGCCCAGTACAGACCAGAGG agtacAGCAGGTTTGAGGCGAAGATCCATGACCTGCGAGAGCAGCTGATGAACAGCAGTTTAGTTTCTGCAGCAGAATCATTACGGAGCAGCAAGAGAAGCTTCTTCATCag ggCTCTGTTTGACTACGATAAGACGGCGGACGGGGGCTTCCTGTCGCAGGCGCTGAGCTTCAGGTTTGGAGACGTTCTGCAGGTGTTTGACTGCAGCGATGAGGAGTGGTGGCAGGCCGGAAAACTGACCCCACACGGAGAGATGGAGGAGACCGGATACATTCCCAGCaagaggag ggtggAGAGGAAGGAATGTTCCCGTCTGAAGACGCGTGGCAGAGACGCCGTCAGtg gacgcAGTGAATACATCGTCAGCTATGAGACGGTGATTCAGGCTGAAG TGCACTACGCGCGTCCCGTCATCATCCTCGGGCCGAGCAAGGACCGCGTCAATGACGATCTGCTCTCCGAGTTCCCCGACAAGTTCGGCTCCTGCGTCCCAC ACACCACGCGGCCCAAGCGCGAGTACGAGGTGGACGGCCGAGACTATCACTTCGTGTCTTCACGTGAACAGATGGAGAAGGACATTCAGAGCCACCGCTTCATCGAGGCCGGACAGTACAACAGCCACCTGTACGGCACCAGCGTCCAGAGCGTCAGACAGGTGGCCGAGCAG cacgGGAAACACTGTATCCTGGATGTTTCAGCAAATGCAGTGAGGAGGTTACAGGCCGCCCAACTTCACCCCATCGCCATCTTTATACGACCCTCATCCCTGCAGAACAtact AGACATTAACAAGCGAGTGACGGAGGAACAGGCCCGAAGAGCTTTAGACCGAGCTGTTAAACTGGAGCAGGACTTCATCGAGTGTTTCTCAG cgatCGTGGAGGGCGACAGCTTCGAGGAGATCTATCACCATGTGAAGTCTGTGATTGAGGAACAGTCTGGGCCGTATATCTGGATCCCAGCACGAGAgagactgtaa